From the genome of Glycine max cultivar Williams 82 chromosome 2, Glycine_max_v4.0, whole genome shotgun sequence, one region includes:
- the LOC100816589 gene encoding protein CROWDED NUCLEI 3 isoform X2: MFTPQRKAWPAAAAFTPLRGGSASAKGKAVAEGPPPPPLGSLTETTVAVGLDAAGDAEDWKRFTKLGLLDEAVMQRKDHEALVEKVSRLERELFDYQYNMGLLLIEKKEWNSKFDQLRQELAETEEILKREQSAHLIALFEVEKREENLKKALSTERQCGADLERALRAMQEEHAQVKSSSHTKLAKANALVDGIEEKSSVVDKKLLDAEAKLAEINRKNAELDMKLRQVDVRESLLQKERLSLATDRESFEATFYKQREDLKDWERKLKQREDMLCDGRQNLGEKEEKIVETEKNLKQKERDLEVLEKKIDSSNSLVKEKEAEIIQRVADLDVEEKKVNSLKSMLEMKEKELLALELKLSAREREGIEKLLGEQKATLDLKLQQVELEMEQKQKSLVEEFSSKEEALEQREVEVNHREKKVGKEEQALNKKAERIKEQNKEIEAKLKSLKEKEKTMIIKEKELEKEKQQLLADRESLENLNAELEKMKAEISQKELQICQETENLKLTEDDRAEHSRLQLELKQEIEHTRLQKDFIMKEAENLREERQRFEKEWEVLDEKRAEITNKQHGIDMEKESLRKFQNSEEERLKSEKQHMQDHIKKELEMLESEKESFRDSMKQEKHLLSEKVKNEKAQMLQDFELKMRNLENEIQKRQEEMEKDLQERERNFQEEMQRELDNINNLKDVTEKEWEEVKAEGIRLENERKVLESNKQQLKSGQHEMHEDSEMLMNLSRKVKKERERLVAERKHFLELVEKLRSCKGCGEVVRDFVVSDIQLPDFKERVAIPSPISPVLNDNPPKNSQDNIAASEFNISGSVKPVSWLRKCTTKIFNLSPSKRADAVGALDMPGTSPLSDVNFSVENIDEELPTSLPNIGARVIFDERQPAGGMAHHSSDTPHLQSDNIGKEVGDEYSLSVGDHSRVDSFVDGDPGDSQQSVPKLGRRKPGRKSKSGIARTRSVKAVVEEAKEFLGKAPKKIENASLQSLNTDHIREDSREDSSHTEKAIGNTRRKRQRAQTSRITESEQNAGDSEGQSDSITAGGRRKKRQTVAPLTQVTGEKRYNLRRHKIAGKDSSTQNISNATKSVEKEAAAGKLEGDKNTPEVVETSLAVDDDNVQDTNLVQVSTVKTVEFSDHRAVRFELPKDVVDDNAAATETLNRVEENGTPEYQDEDGSTIHEVENDDDDEEEEEEEEHPGEVSIGKKIFRFFTT, translated from the exons ctTTTTGACTACCAATACAACATGGGCCTCCTATTGATTGAGAAGAAAGAATGGAATTCAAAGTTTGATCAGCTGAGGCAAGAACTAGCTGAAACTGAAGAGATTCTAAAACGAGAACAGTCAGCACATTTAATTGCATTATTTGAAGTTGAGAAGCGagaggaaaatttgaagaaaGCATTAAGCACAGAGAGGCAATGTGGGGCtgat CTTGAGAGAGCTCTGCGTGCAATGCAAGAAGAGCATGCCCAAGTCAAGTCTTCCTCTCATACAAAGCTAGCTAAAGCTAACGCATTGGTTGATGGAATTGAAGAGAAGTCTTCGGTGGTTGACAAGAAACTGCTTGATGCAGAAGCTAAGCTTGCTGAGATAAACAGAAAAAATGCAGAGCTGGATATGAAATTGCGACAGGTGGATGTTCGTGAAAGTTTGCTTCAAAAGGAGCGTTTGTCTTTAGCTACTGA TCGAGAATCATTTGAGGCAACATTCTACAAACAAAGGGAAGATTTGAAGGACTGGGAAAGGAAGCTAAAGCAAAGAGAAGATATGCTATGTGATGGTAGGCAAAATCTTggtgagaaagaagaaaagatagtTGAAACTGAGAAGAACCTTAAGCAGAAAGAAAGAGACCTTGAAGTGTTGGAGAAGAAAATTGATTCATCTAATTCTTTAGTGAAAGAAAAGGAAGCTGAGATAATCCAAAGAGTAGCAGATTTAGATGTGGAAGAGAAG AAAGTGAATTCTTTAAAGAGCATGCTGGAGATGAAAGAGAAAGAATTGCTTGCACTGGAACTAAAGCTTAGTGCTAGAGAAAGA GAGGGGATCGAGAAGCTCCTTGGTGAACAAAAGGCTACTCTGGATTTAAAGTTGCAGCAGGTTGAACTTGAAATGGAACAAAAGCAGAAATCCCTCGTTGAGGAGTTTAGCAGCAAGGAGGAAGCCTTGGAGCAGAGGGAGGTCGAAGTCAACCATAGGGAAAAAAAGGTTGGAAAAGAAGAGCAGGCCTTGAATAAGAAGGCTGAGAGAATAAAGGAGCAAAATAAGGAGATTGAAGCAAAGTTGAAATCcttaaaggagaaagaaaagacTATGAtaattaaagagaaagagttggAGAAGGAAAAACAACAACTGCTTGCTGACCGGGAGAGCCTGGAGAATTTAAATGCTGAACTTGAGAAGATGAAAGCTGAGATTTCTCAGAAGGAGTTGCAAATATGCCAAGAGACTGAGAATTTGAAGCTTACTGAAGATGATAGGGCAGAGCATTCTCGTTTGCAATTGGAACTAAAACAGGAGATAGAGCATACCAGATTGCAGAAGGACTTTATTATGAAGGAAGCTGAAAACTTAAGGGAGGAGAGACAGAGGTTTGAGAAAGAGTGGGAAGTGCTGGATGAAAAAAGAGCAGAAATTACTAATAAGCAGCATGGTATTGATATGGAGAAAGAAAGTTTAAGAAAATTTCAGAAcagtgaagaagaaaggttgaaaagtgagaaacaaCATATGCAAGATCATATAAAGAAAGAACTGGAGATGCTTGAATCGGAGAAGGAATCATTTAGAGATTCAATGAAGCAAGAGAAACATCTTTTGTCTGAAAAGGTGAAAAATGAAAAGGCACAAATGCTTCAAGATTTTGAATTGAAGATGAGGAATCTTGAGAATGAAATCCAGAAAAGACAGGAGGAAATGGAGAAAGACTTGCAGGAAAGGGAGAGAAACTTTCAGGAGGAGATGCAAAGAGAGcttgataatattaataactTGAAGGATGTTACTGAGAAGGAATGGGAAGAAGTGAAGGCTGAGGGGATTAGGTTAGAAAATGAGAGGAAGGTACTTGAGTCGAACAAGCAGCAACTGAAGTCAGGCCAACATGAGATGCATGAAGATTCTGAAATGCTTATGAATCTCAGCCGGAAGGTTAAGAAGGAACGTGAGCGCCTTGTTGCtgaaagaaaacattttcttgaacttgttgaGAAGCTAAGGAGTTGCAAGGGCTGTGGTGAAGTTGTTAGGGATTTTGTTGTATCTGATATTCAGTTACCTGACTTTAAGGAAAGAGTGGCCATTCCCTCACCTATCTCCCCTGTTCTGAATGACAATCCTCCTAAGAACTCCCAGGACAATATAGCTGCTTCTGAGTTTAACATCTCTGGATCTGTAAAGCCTGTGTCTTGGCTCCGTAAATGCACAACCAAGATTTTCAATCTGTCCCCAAGTAAAAGAGCTGATGCTGTTGGTGCTTTAGACATGCCTGGGACATCACCACTGTCAGATGTCAATTTTAGTGTAGAGAACATAGATGAGGAGCTGCCTACATCTCTTCCTAATATAGGAGCTAGAGTTATTTTTGACGAACGTCAACCAGCAGGTGGGATGGCACATCACTCTTCAGATACACCACACCTCCAATCTGATAACATTGGTAAAGAGGTTGGTGATGAATACTCTCTATCCGTGGGTGATCACAGCCGCGTGGATAGTTTTGTAGATGGAGATCCAGGTGATTCGCAGCAGTCTGTTCCAAAGCTTGGTCGGCGCAAACCTGGGAGGAAAAGCAAATCTGGAATTGCTAGAACACGCTCAGTGAAGGCTGTTGTTGAAGAGGCCAAGGAGTTCCTAGGAAAAGCcccaaagaaaatagaaaatgcaaGCTTGCAGTCTCTCAATACTGATCATATCAGAGAAGACAGTCGAGAAGACTCCAGTCACACTGAGAAAGCCATTGGTAACACTAGAAGGAAACGGCAACGGGCACAAACTTCTAGGATTACAGAAAGTGAGCAGAATGCTGGTGATAGTGAAGGACAATCAGATAGTATTACAGCTGGTGGGCGCAGGAAGAAGAGGCAAACAGTTGCTCCACTGACGCAAGTTACTGGGGAGAAGCGATACAATCTCAGGCGGCATAAGAT TGCAGGCAAAGATTCATCAACACAGAACATATCAAATGCAACAAAGAGTGTGGAGAAAGAAGCTGCTGCTGGTAAACTGGAGGGTGATAAAAACACCCCTGAAGTTGTTGAAACTTCATTAGCAGTAGATGATGACAATGTACAAGACACAAACCTGGTGCAGGTCTCGACAGTAAAGACTGTGGAGTTCTCAGATCATAGAGCTGTTAGG TTTGAACTACCAAAAGATGTTGTTGATGACAATGCTGCTGCAACTGAGACTCTGAATCGTGTGGAGGAAAATGGTACACCAGAATATCAAGATGAAGATGGAAGCACAATCCATGAAGttgaaaatgatgatgatgatgaggaggaggaggaagaggaggaacATCCGGGTGAGGTGTCCATTGGAAAGAAGATCTTCAGATTTTTTACAACGTGA
- the LOC100816589 gene encoding protein CROWDED NUCLEI 3 isoform X1 yields the protein MFTPQRKAWPAAAAFTPLRGGSASAKGKAVAEGPPPPPLGSLTETTVAVGLDAAGDAEDWKRFTKLGLLDEAVMQRKDHEALVEKVSRLERELFDYQYNMGLLLIEKKEWNSKFDQLRQELAETEEILKREQSAHLIALFEVEKREENLKKALSTERQCGADLERALRAMQEEHAQVKSSSHTKLAKANALVDGIEEKSSVVDKKLLDAEAKLAEINRKNAELDMKLRQVDVRESLLQKERLSLATDRESFEATFYKQREDLKDWERKLKQREDMLCDGRQNLGEKEEKIVETEKNLKQKERDLEVLEKKIDSSNSLVKEKEAEIIQRVADLDVEEKKVNSLKSMLEMKEKELLALELKLSAREREGIEKLLGEQKATLDLKLQQVELEMEQKQKSLVEEFSSKEEALEQREVEVNHREKKVGKEEQALNKKAERIKEQNKEIEAKLKSLKEKEKTMIIKEKELEKEKQQLLADRESLENLNAELEKMKAEISQKELQICQETENLKLTEDDRAEHSRLQLELKQEIEHTRLQKDFIMKEAENLREERQRFEKEWEVLDEKRAEITNKQHGIDMEKESLRKFQNSEEERLKSEKQHMQDHIKKELEMLESEKESFRDSMKQEKHLLSEKVKNEKAQMLQDFELKMRNLENEIQKRQEEMEKDLQERERNFQEEMQRELDNINNLKDVTEKEWEEVKAEGIRLENERKVLESNKQQLKSGQHEMHEDSEMLMNLSRKVKKERERLVAERKHFLELVEKLRSCKGCGEVVRDFVVSDIQLPDFKERVAIPSPISPVLNDNPPKNSQDNIAASEFNISGSVKPVSWLRKCTTKIFNLSPSKRADAVGALDMPGTSPLSDVNFSVENIDEELPTSLPNIGARVIFDERQPAGGMAHHSSDTPHLQSDNIGKEVGDEYSLSVGDHSRVDSFVDGDPGDSQQSVPKLGRRKPGRKSKSGIARTRSVKAVVEEAKEFLGKAPKKIENASLQSLNTDHIREDSREDSSHTEKAIGNTRRKRQRAQTSRITESEQNAGDSEGQSDSITAGGRRKKRQTVAPLTQVTGEKRYNLRRHKISAGKDSSTQNISNATKSVEKEAAAGKLEGDKNTPEVVETSLAVDDDNVQDTNLVQVSTVKTVEFSDHRAVRFELPKDVVDDNAAATETLNRVEENGTPEYQDEDGSTIHEVENDDDDEEEEEEEEHPGEVSIGKKIFRFFTT from the exons ctTTTTGACTACCAATACAACATGGGCCTCCTATTGATTGAGAAGAAAGAATGGAATTCAAAGTTTGATCAGCTGAGGCAAGAACTAGCTGAAACTGAAGAGATTCTAAAACGAGAACAGTCAGCACATTTAATTGCATTATTTGAAGTTGAGAAGCGagaggaaaatttgaagaaaGCATTAAGCACAGAGAGGCAATGTGGGGCtgat CTTGAGAGAGCTCTGCGTGCAATGCAAGAAGAGCATGCCCAAGTCAAGTCTTCCTCTCATACAAAGCTAGCTAAAGCTAACGCATTGGTTGATGGAATTGAAGAGAAGTCTTCGGTGGTTGACAAGAAACTGCTTGATGCAGAAGCTAAGCTTGCTGAGATAAACAGAAAAAATGCAGAGCTGGATATGAAATTGCGACAGGTGGATGTTCGTGAAAGTTTGCTTCAAAAGGAGCGTTTGTCTTTAGCTACTGA TCGAGAATCATTTGAGGCAACATTCTACAAACAAAGGGAAGATTTGAAGGACTGGGAAAGGAAGCTAAAGCAAAGAGAAGATATGCTATGTGATGGTAGGCAAAATCTTggtgagaaagaagaaaagatagtTGAAACTGAGAAGAACCTTAAGCAGAAAGAAAGAGACCTTGAAGTGTTGGAGAAGAAAATTGATTCATCTAATTCTTTAGTGAAAGAAAAGGAAGCTGAGATAATCCAAAGAGTAGCAGATTTAGATGTGGAAGAGAAG AAAGTGAATTCTTTAAAGAGCATGCTGGAGATGAAAGAGAAAGAATTGCTTGCACTGGAACTAAAGCTTAGTGCTAGAGAAAGA GAGGGGATCGAGAAGCTCCTTGGTGAACAAAAGGCTACTCTGGATTTAAAGTTGCAGCAGGTTGAACTTGAAATGGAACAAAAGCAGAAATCCCTCGTTGAGGAGTTTAGCAGCAAGGAGGAAGCCTTGGAGCAGAGGGAGGTCGAAGTCAACCATAGGGAAAAAAAGGTTGGAAAAGAAGAGCAGGCCTTGAATAAGAAGGCTGAGAGAATAAAGGAGCAAAATAAGGAGATTGAAGCAAAGTTGAAATCcttaaaggagaaagaaaagacTATGAtaattaaagagaaagagttggAGAAGGAAAAACAACAACTGCTTGCTGACCGGGAGAGCCTGGAGAATTTAAATGCTGAACTTGAGAAGATGAAAGCTGAGATTTCTCAGAAGGAGTTGCAAATATGCCAAGAGACTGAGAATTTGAAGCTTACTGAAGATGATAGGGCAGAGCATTCTCGTTTGCAATTGGAACTAAAACAGGAGATAGAGCATACCAGATTGCAGAAGGACTTTATTATGAAGGAAGCTGAAAACTTAAGGGAGGAGAGACAGAGGTTTGAGAAAGAGTGGGAAGTGCTGGATGAAAAAAGAGCAGAAATTACTAATAAGCAGCATGGTATTGATATGGAGAAAGAAAGTTTAAGAAAATTTCAGAAcagtgaagaagaaaggttgaaaagtgagaaacaaCATATGCAAGATCATATAAAGAAAGAACTGGAGATGCTTGAATCGGAGAAGGAATCATTTAGAGATTCAATGAAGCAAGAGAAACATCTTTTGTCTGAAAAGGTGAAAAATGAAAAGGCACAAATGCTTCAAGATTTTGAATTGAAGATGAGGAATCTTGAGAATGAAATCCAGAAAAGACAGGAGGAAATGGAGAAAGACTTGCAGGAAAGGGAGAGAAACTTTCAGGAGGAGATGCAAAGAGAGcttgataatattaataactTGAAGGATGTTACTGAGAAGGAATGGGAAGAAGTGAAGGCTGAGGGGATTAGGTTAGAAAATGAGAGGAAGGTACTTGAGTCGAACAAGCAGCAACTGAAGTCAGGCCAACATGAGATGCATGAAGATTCTGAAATGCTTATGAATCTCAGCCGGAAGGTTAAGAAGGAACGTGAGCGCCTTGTTGCtgaaagaaaacattttcttgaacttgttgaGAAGCTAAGGAGTTGCAAGGGCTGTGGTGAAGTTGTTAGGGATTTTGTTGTATCTGATATTCAGTTACCTGACTTTAAGGAAAGAGTGGCCATTCCCTCACCTATCTCCCCTGTTCTGAATGACAATCCTCCTAAGAACTCCCAGGACAATATAGCTGCTTCTGAGTTTAACATCTCTGGATCTGTAAAGCCTGTGTCTTGGCTCCGTAAATGCACAACCAAGATTTTCAATCTGTCCCCAAGTAAAAGAGCTGATGCTGTTGGTGCTTTAGACATGCCTGGGACATCACCACTGTCAGATGTCAATTTTAGTGTAGAGAACATAGATGAGGAGCTGCCTACATCTCTTCCTAATATAGGAGCTAGAGTTATTTTTGACGAACGTCAACCAGCAGGTGGGATGGCACATCACTCTTCAGATACACCACACCTCCAATCTGATAACATTGGTAAAGAGGTTGGTGATGAATACTCTCTATCCGTGGGTGATCACAGCCGCGTGGATAGTTTTGTAGATGGAGATCCAGGTGATTCGCAGCAGTCTGTTCCAAAGCTTGGTCGGCGCAAACCTGGGAGGAAAAGCAAATCTGGAATTGCTAGAACACGCTCAGTGAAGGCTGTTGTTGAAGAGGCCAAGGAGTTCCTAGGAAAAGCcccaaagaaaatagaaaatgcaaGCTTGCAGTCTCTCAATACTGATCATATCAGAGAAGACAGTCGAGAAGACTCCAGTCACACTGAGAAAGCCATTGGTAACACTAGAAGGAAACGGCAACGGGCACAAACTTCTAGGATTACAGAAAGTGAGCAGAATGCTGGTGATAGTGAAGGACAATCAGATAGTATTACAGCTGGTGGGCGCAGGAAGAAGAGGCAAACAGTTGCTCCACTGACGCAAGTTACTGGGGAGAAGCGATACAATCTCAGGCGGCATAAGAT CAGTGCAGGCAAAGATTCATCAACACAGAACATATCAAATGCAACAAAGAGTGTGGAGAAAGAAGCTGCTGCTGGTAAACTGGAGGGTGATAAAAACACCCCTGAAGTTGTTGAAACTTCATTAGCAGTAGATGATGACAATGTACAAGACACAAACCTGGTGCAGGTCTCGACAGTAAAGACTGTGGAGTTCTCAGATCATAGAGCTGTTAGG TTTGAACTACCAAAAGATGTTGTTGATGACAATGCTGCTGCAACTGAGACTCTGAATCGTGTGGAGGAAAATGGTACACCAGAATATCAAGATGAAGATGGAAGCACAATCCATGAAGttgaaaatgatgatgatgatgaggaggaggaggaagaggaggaacATCCGGGTGAGGTGTCCATTGGAAAGAAGATCTTCAGATTTTTTACAACGTGA
- the LOC100808561 gene encoding piriformospora indica-insensitive protein 2, which produces MRNFKAFCQAIIALFIIFLSAWCYGQVELDMAPMEKAERDALYSTIQGFVGNWWNGSDLYPDPCGWTPIQGVSCDLFNGFWYVTVLNIGPIHDNSLSCAKNLEFRPQLFELKHLKALSLFKCFESQHKHHQATIPNAHWEKLAGSLESLEYRSNRGLIGKIPSSFGALKNLQSLVVLENGLTGEIPPDIGNLNKLKRLVLAGNYFSGHIPDIFSALSDLLILDLSRNSLSGTLPSTLGSLTSLLKLDVSHNHLEGNLLKELADLKNLTLMDLRNNRFSGGLTLSIQDMYSLEEMVLSNNGIGGDIRTLKWENLHNLVILDLSNMGLKGEIPESMSELKRLRFLGLSDNNLTGNLSPKLSTLPCLNALYVSGNNLVGELKFSMEFYGKMGTRFGAWNNPSLCYHLGVMSTSHVPYGVKPCQQEIKLLESNTNDGYVKRTFHSLASLSHAPNGFWWIFLVLLNSYLGL; this is translated from the exons ATGAGGAACTTCAAGGCTTTTTGTCAAGCCATCATTGCTCTCTTCATCATCTTTCTGAGTGCATGGTGTTATGGACAAGTAGAACTTGACATGGCTCCAATGGAGAAGGCAGAGAGGGATGCTCTATACTCCACCATTCAAGGCTTTGTTGGTAATTGGTGGAATGGCTCAGATCTCTATCCAGATCCTTGTGGTTGGACTCCTATTCAG GGGGTGTCTTGTGATCTGTTTAATGGATTTTGGTATGTTACTGTCTTGAACATTGGACCAATCCACGACAATTCTCTAAGTTGTGCCAAAAATTTGGAATTCAGACCACAGTTGTTTGAGCTGAAGCACCTTAAAGCTCTATCCCTCTTCAAGTGCTTTGAATCACAACACAAGCATCATCAAGCTACCATCCCCAATGCTCACTGGGAAAAGCTTGCTGGCAGCTTAGAATCACTTGAGTATAGATCAAATAGAGGTCTCATTGGAAAAATTCCTTCAAGTTTTGGTGCCCTCAAGAACCTTCAGTCACTAGTAGTATTAGAAAATGGTTTAACAGGTGAAATTCCACCAGACATTGGTAACCTCAACAAGTTGAAGAGGCTTGTTCTTGCTGGAAACTATTTTAGTGGACACATTCCAGATATTTTTAGTGCACTAAGTGACTTATTAATTCTTGATTTAAGTAGAAATTCACTATCTGGGACTTTACCTTCGACACTTGGAAGCTTAACTTCCCTTTTGAAGCTTGATGTGAGCCATAACCATTTGGAGGGGAATCTGCTGAAAGAACTTGCTGATCTTAAGAATCTGACCCTTATGGATCTTAGGAATAACAGATTCTCTGGAGGGTTGACATTGAGTATTCAAGATATGTATTCTTTAGAGGAAATGGTTCTGTCCAACAATGGAATAGGTGGAGATATCAGGACCCTGAAGTGGGAAAACCTTCATAACTTAGTCATTTTGGACCTATCTAACATGGGGTTGAAAGGGGAAATTCCTGAGTCTATGTCAGAATTAAAGAGGTTGAGGTTTTTAGGCCTTAGTGACAACAACCTCACAGGCAACCTTTCACCAAAACTATCTACTCTTCCTTGTCTCAATGCACTATATGTTAGTGGCAACAATTTGGTAGGAGAGCTTAAATTCTCTATGGAGTTTTATGGAAAAATGGGAACACGTTTTGGGGCCTGGAACAACCCTAGCCTTTGCTACCATCTTGGAGTAATGTCAACAAGTCATGTTCCATATGGGGTAAAACCATGCCAGCAAGAGATCAAATTGCTAGAATCTAATACAAATGATGGGTATGTGAAGAGGACTTTCCATTCCCTGGCCTCTTTGAGCCATGCTCCTAATGGCTTCTGGTGGATTTTTCTAGTTCTCTTAAATTCTTATTTAGGTCTTTAA